From Coffea arabica cultivar ET-39 chromosome 2e, Coffea Arabica ET-39 HiFi, whole genome shotgun sequence, the proteins below share one genomic window:
- the LOC140003876 gene encoding protein AMEIOTIC 1-like isoform X1 has translation MVPTTRGRATKLNVAVGGFYKILHANLPPRTPPWLRSVSIAMVSEKSKLKVTISFPSKESIESCLDQERPGSNPKLDMCFIMGLKLAQRVLFREVKIPHFGNLEEVKDFWLVRAPLIPKLELEEVSVKSPCSSSTTTMKFGGGRLEEKVEEVEKQVIKVENVVKAEIVSEEATTEDLHKAKKYKWWSNESFEAGKRVILNILKEKEAAAENPIYRAALRKEAQKEIGNTGLLDHLLKDIPGKIAPDGTSRFQRCYNADGVIMYWLESADLVDVRKKAGVADPFWIPPPGWKQGACSAGCPCAKEVELLREELSKVKRDLEETQKQLNEVCAGDMRRYCDCNNWVGGFW, from the exons GCTGTCGGGggtttttacaaaattttacaTGCTAATTTACCTCCTAGAACTCCTCCTTGGTTGAGGTCCGTTTCAATTGCCATG GTGAGTGAGAAGAGTAAACTGAAGGTCACAATTTCGTTCCCAAGCAAGGAGTCTATCGAGAGTTGCCTCGATCAAGAGAGACCTGGCTCTAACCCTAAGCTTGATATGTGCTTTATTATGGGACTGAAGCTTGCCCAAAGGGTGCTTTTTAGGGAGGTTAAAATCCCTCACTTCGGCAATCTGGAAGAGGTCAAGGACTTCTGGTTGGTAAGGGCTCCTTTAATTCCTAAGCTTGAACTCGAAGAGGTTTCGGTGAAGTCTCCTTGCTCTTCGTCTACTACTACTATGAAGTTTGGCGGTGGGAGATTGGAAGAAAAGGTTGAGGAAGTGGAAAAGCAGGTGATTAAAGTGGAGAATGTGGTTAAAGCAGAGATTGTGAGCGAAGAAGCCACTACTGAAGATCTTCACAAAGCAAAGAAGTACAAATGGTGGTCCAATGAAAG CTTCGAGGCTGGAAAGAGAGTTATTTTAAACATTCTGAAGGAGAAGGAAGCTGCAGCTGAAAACCCAATATACAGAGCTGCTTTAAGGAAGGAGGCTCAGAAGGAAATTGGTAACACAGGGCTGTTGGATCACCTTCTCAAGGATATACCAGGAAAGATCGCGCCTGATGGAACTTCTCGTTTCCAACGCTGTTACAATGCTGATGGGGTGATAATGTACTGGCTGGAAAGTGCTGACCTAGTTGATGTTCGGAAGAAGGCTGGTGTTGCTGATCCGTTCTGGATCCCACCACCCGGTTGGAAGCAGGGTGCCTGCTCCGCTGGGTGTCCCTGTGCTAAAGAGGTGGAGCTACTGAGGGAGGAACTTTCTAAAGTCAAAAG AGATTTGGAAGAGACTCAGAAGCAACTAAATGAAGTTTGTGCTGGTGATATGAGAAG GTATTGTGACTGTAACAACTGGGTAGGAGGATTCTGGTAA
- the LOC140003876 gene encoding protein AMEIOTIC 1-like isoform X2 yields MVPTTRGRATKLNVAVGGFYKILHANLPPRTPPWLRSVSIAMVSEKSKLKVTISFPSKESIESCLDQERPGSNPKLDMCFIMGLKLAQRVLFREVKIPHFGNLEEVKDFWLVRAPLIPKLELEEVSVKSPCSSSTTTMKFGGGRLEEKVEEVEKQVIKVENVVKAEIVSEEATTEDLHKAKKYKWWSNESFEAGKRVILNILKEKEAAAENPIYRAALRKEAQKEIGNTGLLDHLLKDIPGKIAPDGTSRFQRCYNADGVIMYWLESADLVDVRKKAGVADPFWIPPPGWKQGACSAGCPCAKEVELLREELSKVKRDLEETQKQLNEVCAGDMRR; encoded by the exons GCTGTCGGGggtttttacaaaattttacaTGCTAATTTACCTCCTAGAACTCCTCCTTGGTTGAGGTCCGTTTCAATTGCCATG GTGAGTGAGAAGAGTAAACTGAAGGTCACAATTTCGTTCCCAAGCAAGGAGTCTATCGAGAGTTGCCTCGATCAAGAGAGACCTGGCTCTAACCCTAAGCTTGATATGTGCTTTATTATGGGACTGAAGCTTGCCCAAAGGGTGCTTTTTAGGGAGGTTAAAATCCCTCACTTCGGCAATCTGGAAGAGGTCAAGGACTTCTGGTTGGTAAGGGCTCCTTTAATTCCTAAGCTTGAACTCGAAGAGGTTTCGGTGAAGTCTCCTTGCTCTTCGTCTACTACTACTATGAAGTTTGGCGGTGGGAGATTGGAAGAAAAGGTTGAGGAAGTGGAAAAGCAGGTGATTAAAGTGGAGAATGTGGTTAAAGCAGAGATTGTGAGCGAAGAAGCCACTACTGAAGATCTTCACAAAGCAAAGAAGTACAAATGGTGGTCCAATGAAAG CTTCGAGGCTGGAAAGAGAGTTATTTTAAACATTCTGAAGGAGAAGGAAGCTGCAGCTGAAAACCCAATATACAGAGCTGCTTTAAGGAAGGAGGCTCAGAAGGAAATTGGTAACACAGGGCTGTTGGATCACCTTCTCAAGGATATACCAGGAAAGATCGCGCCTGATGGAACTTCTCGTTTCCAACGCTGTTACAATGCTGATGGGGTGATAATGTACTGGCTGGAAAGTGCTGACCTAGTTGATGTTCGGAAGAAGGCTGGTGTTGCTGATCCGTTCTGGATCCCACCACCCGGTTGGAAGCAGGGTGCCTGCTCCGCTGGGTGTCCCTGTGCTAAAGAGGTGGAGCTACTGAGGGAGGAACTTTCTAAAGTCAAAAG AGATTTGGAAGAGACTCAGAAGCAACTAAATGAAGTTTGTGCTGGTGATATGAGAAGGTGA